A window of Hippoglossus stenolepis isolate QCI-W04-F060 chromosome 16, HSTE1.2, whole genome shotgun sequence contains these coding sequences:
- the csf2rb gene encoding cytokine receptor common subunit beta has product MPLLWVVLWSALPLLVLPSGPDRCSVRESSSSPNESPLLESLSCHNDYESFVHCRWRKHGDTSPQLWFQTENNRKLCEPYSPPGPDEPGTVQCRYETRAFSIGGKHTVFFLENETQTVCSSAPHKPLDLSQHLRARPPADLSAHDPGDGGRWLSWSSPYSSSSSSSSSSSWIGNLSYQLSYRPEQHDHWTTDEVTNTSVKLERQLLLPGRRYDARVRARASVGQWSSWSPVVTWKTEEDTRQFPSLHCVLHGEKEVMCSWEVSRELAPFISYQLACRHRHTAVSERCCMNPTVSSEGSSTALRYSCSLTSTDPAHLLLELLPTHTARTFEAYQHIRPNPPRQLRVKEKDNKWIVEWTEPSTASKLKLSYQVCYHRTQDQECSTPLNISEGSTSLTIQGASLAPSQLHQVKVRSLVAPGDGSRYEGIPSEWTDPVDWTSHAGTWSLTTLIYVLIGVFAVTVFFTLYCTIPACQRRVILWVESVPSPHKSNILCEIKCATSWTLQTEDTSICKVLLDNTSECSSLGSLVPITTVNEKLLEPDEGFWNSDDLSSPAEKMSFSGPYIFCKGSEPGHKSEEVECLEKDDRTSSEDFPPPVKFTQNGDGYVSLPNRGVSRSTQDLVSNSVVNTSTHGQDSVEQDPQRADTTPGSDKPDLSEATSKEPPPGYTRGPFTPWPQGGSVQPSGYCHLPQHT; this is encoded by the exons ATGCCTCTCCTCTGGGTCGTGCTGTGGTCGGCGCTCCCTCTTCTGGTTCTCCCCTCTGGTCCAGATCGCTGCAGCGTCcgtgagagcagcagctcaccGAACG AGTCTCCACTGCTGGAATCCTTAAGTTGCCATAACGACTACGAGTCCTTCGTCCACTGCAGATGGAGGAAACACGGAGACACGTCACCGCAGCTTTGGTtccaaactgaaaacaacag GAAGTTGTGTGAGCCGTACAGTCCGCCAGGCCCAGATGAACCCGGGACCGTCCAGTGTAGATATGAAACTCGTGCGTTTTCCATCGGGGGCAAACACACCGTCTTCTTCCTCGAGAACGAGACGCAGACTGTTTGTTCATCGGCCCCACACAAGCCTCTGGATCTCTCTCAGCACT TGAGAGCTCGTCCACCAGCGGATCTGTCTGCACACGATCCAGGAGACGGAGGCCGATGGCTCAGCTGGTCCAGtccctactcctcctcctcctcctcctcctcctcctcctcctggatcGGAAATCTCAGCTACCAGCTCAGCTACAGACCAGAGCAACACGACCACTGGACT accGATGAAGTCACAAACACCAGCGTGAAACTCGAGAGGCAACTGTTGCTGCCCGGTCGCAGGTACGACGCCCGGGTGAGGGCCCGGGCCAGCGTGGGCCAGTGGAGCTCCTGGAGTCCGGTGGTGACCTGGAAGACTGAGGAAG ACACTAGGCAGTTTCCCAGTTTGCATTGTGTGCTGcatggagagaaggaggtgatGTGCAGCTGGGAGGTGAGCAGAGAGCTGGCTCCCTTCATTAGCTACCAGCTGGCCTGTCGACACCGCCACACTGCAGT GTCTGAGAGATGCTGCATGAACCCAACAGTCAGCTCGGAGGGCAGCAGCACGGCCCTGAGGTACAGCTGCTCACTGACCAGCACAGACCCTGCAcatctgctgctggagctcctaccaacacacacagccaggacGTTTGAGGCCTACCAGCACA TCCGTCCCAACCCGCCACGGCAgctgagagtgaaagagaaagacaacaaGTGGATCGTGGAATGGACTGAACCGAGCACAGCTTCCAAACTGAAACTGTCCTATCAGGTCTGCTACCACAGAACACAGGATCAG GAATGTTCCACCCCGCTGAACATTTCCGAGGGGTCCACGTCCCTCACCATCCAGGGAGCGTCTCTGGCCCCGTCCCAGCTCCACCAGGTCAAAGTCAGGTCCCTGGTCGCCCCCGGAGACGGTTCCAGGTACGAGGGGATCCCGTCTGAATGGACCGATCCCGTAGACTGGACTTCACACGCAG GAACCTGGTCCCTCACCACCTTGATATATGTTCTCATCGGTGTGTTTGCGGTCACGGTCTTCTTCACACTCTACTGCACCATTCCAGCTTGTCAAAG GAGGGTCATCCTGTGGGTGGAGTCCGTTCCCTCTCCACACAAAAGTAACATCCTGTGTGAGATCAAG TGTGCTACCAGTTGGACGCTGCAGACTGAGGACACGTCCATCTGCAAAGTGCTACTGGACAACACATCGGAATG ctcctcactGGGTTCCCTGGTGCCGATCACCACAGTTAACGAAAAGCTGCTGGAGCCGGACGAAGGTTTCTGGAACAGTGACGACTTGTCCAGTCCTGCTGAGAAGATGAGTTTCAGTGGACCGTACATCTTCTGCAAg GGATCAGAGCCCGGCCACAAGTCGGAGGAGGTCGAGTGTCTGGAGAAAGACGACAGGACCTCATCAGAGGACTTTCCCCCCCCTGTGAAATTCACCCAGAACGGAGACGGCTACGTGTCTCTACCCAACCGCGGCGTCTCCAGGTCCACACAGGACCTGGTGTCTAACAGCGTTGtcaacacaagcacacacggGCAGGACAGCGTGGAGCAGGACCCACAGAGGGCAGACACCACGCCGGGGTCAGATAAGCCTGACCTCAGCGAGGCCACCAGCAAGGAGCCACCTCCGGGCTACACCCGTGGACCTTTCACCCCCTGGCCTCAAGGTGGCAGTGTACAACCCTCGGGGTACTGCCACCTCCCACAGCACACATGA